The following proteins are co-located in the Palaemon carinicauda isolate YSFRI2023 chromosome 30, ASM3689809v2, whole genome shotgun sequence genome:
- the LOC137623567 gene encoding uncharacterized protein, translated as MDPNLRVSDSFLLPQEVTSSSRGSMAPNLGITDSLLLPQEVTPSSRGSMTPNSGFSDYPSLPQEHNSDITAVLINPTHTRLAFCGQSDKNLPPSPIPTGQRHDENGQTLNITKYSGSTIRAFRGSTTRPLSGLTTLAFRGLTIHAFSGSKICTFSGSTIRAFRGSTTRPLSGLTTHAFSGSTIRAFSGSTTRAFSGSTIRAFSGSTIHAFSGSTIRAYSGSTIRTFSGLTTRTFSGLTTRAFSGSTTCAFRDSTIPAFSGSTTRAFSDSTITLSVTRLLALSVAQLFALSVAQLLVLSVTQPHPKRRMLMDSERPVMLVTLKELVNALV; from the exons ATGGACCCCAATCTCCGAGTTTCTGATTCTTTTTTGTTGCCTCAAGAAGTTACTTCATCTAGTCGAGGTTCCATGGCTCCTAACCTCGGAATAACTGATTCCCTTTTGTTGCCTCAAGAAGTTACTCCATCTAGTCGAGGTTCCATGACTCCAAATAGCGGATTTTCTGACTACCCTTCGCTGCCTCAGGAG CATAATTCAGATATAACAGCAGTACTAATCAATCCCACTCATACTAGATTGGCTTTCTGTGGGCAAtcggacaaaaatctcccaccatcaccaatccccactggccagcgtcatgatgaaaatggccaaaccctaaacATAACTAAATACAG TGGCTCGACTATTCGCGCTTTCAGGGGCTCGACTACTCGCCCTCTCAGTGGCTTGACTACTCTCGCTTTCAGGGGCTTGACTATTCATGCTTTCAGCGGCTCGAAAATTTGCACTTTCAGTGGCTCGACTATTCGCGCTTTCAGGGGATCGACTACTCGCCCTCTCAGTGGCTTGACTACTCACGCTTTCAGTGGCTCGACTATTCGCGCTTTCAGTGGCTCAACTACTCGCGCTTTCAGTGGCTCGACTATTCGCGCTTTCAGTGGCTCGACTATTCACGCTTTCAGTGGCTCAACTATTCGCGCTTACAGTGGCTCGACTATTCGCACTTTCAGTGGCTTAACTACTCGCACTTTCAGTGGCTTAACTACTCGCGCTTTCAGTGGCTCGACTACTTGCGCTTTCAGGGACTCGACTATTCCCGCTTTCAGTGGCTCGACTACTCGCGCTTTCAGTGACTCGACTATTACGCTTTCAGTGACTCGACTACTCGCACTTTCAGTGGCACAACTATTCGCACTTTCAGTGGCTCAACTACTCGTGCTTTCAGTGACTCAACCACAC CCTAAGAGGAGAATGTTAATGGATTCTGAGAGGCCTGTGATGTTAGTTACCTTGAAGGAACTAGTGAATGCCCTTGTGTAA